A single Bosea sp. PAMC 26642 DNA region contains:
- a CDS encoding ABC transporter permease has protein sequence MQVLKLYLRSPPAIIGLVLLVLVVAAALSADWLYPRDPLALAGRPLLWPFANPRFPLGTDNSGRDIAAQIFHGARISLLIGLVATTISVMIGITVGALAGYHGGWVDTALMRITEAFQTLPNFLLLLVLVAVFGSTITTVTLAIGIVSWPASARLTRAEFLSLRNREFVQAGRTLGLKDAKLIFGEILPNALPPVIVYASVVMAIAILLESALAFLKLSDPNVASWGNLIGVGRDVLRVQWYVSAIPGVAILITVLAVSLVGQGLNDALNPRLKGR, from the coding sequence ATGCAGGTGCTGAAGCTCTATCTCCGCAGCCCGCCCGCCATCATCGGCCTGGTCCTGCTCGTGCTGGTGGTGGCTGCGGCGCTGAGCGCCGACTGGCTTTATCCGCGCGACCCGCTAGCGCTGGCCGGGCGCCCGCTGCTGTGGCCGTTCGCCAATCCGCGCTTCCCGCTCGGCACGGACAATTCCGGCCGCGACATCGCCGCGCAGATCTTTCACGGTGCGCGGATCTCACTGCTGATCGGGCTGGTGGCGACGACGATCTCGGTGATGATCGGCATCACGGTCGGGGCGCTGGCAGGTTATCATGGCGGCTGGGTCGATACCGCGCTGATGAGGATCACCGAGGCCTTCCAGACGCTGCCGAACTTCCTGCTTCTGCTGGTTCTCGTCGCGGTCTTCGGATCGACGATCACGACCGTGACGCTGGCGATCGGCATCGTCTCCTGGCCGGCTTCGGCGCGTCTGACGCGGGCCGAGTTCCTGTCGCTGCGCAACCGCGAATTCGTTCAGGCCGGGCGCACGCTCGGCCTGAAGGACGCGAAGCTGATCTTCGGCGAGATTTTGCCCAACGCCCTGCCGCCTGTGATCGTCTATGCCAGCGTGGTGATGGCGATCGCGATCCTGCTCGAGAGCGCGCTGGCGTTCCTCAAGCTGTCGGACCCCAATGTCGCCTCCTGGGGCAATCTGATCGGCGTCGGGCGCGACGTGCTGCGCGTGCAATGGTACGTCTCGGCGATTCCCGGCGTCGCCATCCTGATCACCGTGCTCGCCGTCTCGCTCGTCGGGCAGGGCCTGAACGATGCGCTCAATCCGCGATTGAAGGGCCGATGA